In Oceanibaculum nanhaiense, the following are encoded in one genomic region:
- a CDS encoding LysR family transcriptional regulator, whose translation MDVEDLQTFVAVADAGGVSAAARRLGLSKSIVSRRLFRIEAELGVQLLARTTRGAALTEAGVTFRDHAARASAEIDTARETILPTGDLRGRLRIAMPLAFGPTHFAPVLAEMAHQHPQLQIHSSYSDRFVDLIAEGFDCAIRVGYLQDSNLIAKRIGPIYGKLVASPDYIKTHGSPEAPDEIITHQALMQGTETWQFMDGDRIVTVQPQGRFKADNATALAVAAVAGLGIAWIPDCITYDHVASGALVPIMTRYPPPPAGAYVIRPPGQHPTRKIRVLTEMLIEHVARNPEVWGVDR comes from the coding sequence ATGGATGTCGAAGATCTGCAGACATTCGTCGCAGTGGCCGATGCCGGGGGCGTATCGGCCGCCGCACGCCGGCTCGGCCTCTCCAAGTCAATCGTCAGCCGGCGGCTTTTCCGCATCGAAGCGGAGCTGGGCGTTCAGCTTCTTGCACGAACGACCCGAGGTGCTGCGCTTACGGAAGCGGGGGTCACGTTCAGGGATCACGCGGCCCGCGCCAGTGCCGAGATCGACACGGCGAGGGAAACCATCCTCCCAACCGGTGATCTACGCGGCCGCCTGAGAATTGCCATGCCGCTTGCTTTCGGCCCGACTCACTTCGCCCCGGTGCTTGCGGAAATGGCGCATCAGCATCCGCAGCTCCAGATCCATAGCTCCTACAGCGACCGCTTCGTTGATCTCATCGCGGAGGGTTTCGACTGCGCGATCCGGGTCGGCTACCTTCAGGATTCAAACCTGATCGCGAAGCGCATCGGGCCGATCTATGGCAAGCTCGTTGCAAGTCCGGATTATATTAAGACGCACGGTTCGCCTGAGGCGCCAGATGAGATTATCACCCATCAGGCCCTCATGCAGGGGACGGAAACCTGGCAGTTCATGGATGGCGACAGGATCGTCACGGTTCAGCCGCAGGGCAGGTTCAAGGCCGACAATGCTACGGCGCTTGCCGTCGCCGCAGTGGCAGGGCTGGGCATCGCCTGGATCCCCGATTGCATCACCTATGACCATGTGGCCTCCGGCGCGCTCGTTCCGATTATGACACGCTATCCGCCCCCTCCGGCAGGCGCCTATGTCATCCGCCCGCCGGGTCAGCACCCCACGCGGAAAATACGGGTGCTTACCGAGATGCTGATCGAGCACGTCGCGCGAAACCCGGAGGTTTGGGGTGTCGACCGTTAA